The following proteins are co-located in the Trichormus variabilis 0441 genome:
- a CDS encoding AbrB family transcriptional regulator has protein sequence MTETATAPLTGKALLAKVKELSTLPRRERAKQCGYYTVTKNNQVRVNLTDFYDALLSARGIPLSPEAPKDGRGREPTYRVSVHQNGQIVIGATYTKAMGLKPGDEFEIRLGYKHIHLIQLGESDKKLSPDLDIDESDEDLDDEE, from the coding sequence ATGACTGAAACTGCAACCGCGCCTTTAACTGGAAAAGCACTGCTAGCTAAGGTAAAAGAACTTTCTACACTACCACGACGAGAAAGAGCTAAACAGTGCGGTTACTATACCGTTACTAAGAATAACCAAGTCCGGGTTAATCTCACAGATTTCTATGATGCTTTGCTATCGGCTAGAGGTATTCCTCTTAGCCCAGAAGCACCAAAAGATGGTCGTGGTCGTGAACCGACATACCGAGTTAGCGTTCATCAAAATGGTCAAATTGTCATTGGTGCTACTTACACCAAAGCAATGGGGTTAAAACCAGGTGATGAATTTGAAATTAGATTGGGATACAAGCACATTCACTTGATTCAACTCGGTGAAAGCGATAAAAAGCTCTCCCCAGATTTAGATATCGACGAATCTGATGAAGATTTGGATGATGAAGAGTAA
- a CDS encoding COX15/CtaA family protein, protein MNEFVLEQQNETAAEQQKPKDMIRRLVWKMSIATLILMAIGSATRVMNAGLACPDWPLCYGELVPAKQMNLQVFLEWFHRLDASLIGLSAIALFGLSWWHRRALPSWLPWASTFALFLIVFQGILGGLTVTELLRFDIVTAHMGTALLFFTSLLIIGIALTPYQGTGNVGKLPWVGLVAAILVYVQSLLGALVGSRWALHQCFGGSQLCNVMYSHIFGLVPPTVATLAVVLISWRTPALHPALRRLANMAGGLLILQILLGFATFRLHLQVEPLTVSHQAIGATLLGTLVAFTVLALRDWATVGLTATATNTQMR, encoded by the coding sequence ATGAACGAATTTGTCCTAGAACAACAAAATGAAACGGCAGCAGAGCAACAAAAGCCCAAGGATATGATTCGTCGCTTGGTGTGGAAAATGTCTATAGCCACCTTGATTTTGATGGCAATAGGCTCTGCCACCCGTGTGATGAATGCTGGCCTAGCTTGCCCAGATTGGCCTCTCTGTTATGGCGAATTAGTCCCAGCCAAGCAAATGAATCTCCAAGTGTTCTTGGAGTGGTTCCACCGACTAGATGCGAGTTTGATCGGCCTGAGCGCGATCGCTCTGTTTGGTTTATCCTGGTGGCATCGCCGTGCTTTACCCTCCTGGCTACCTTGGGCATCAACTTTTGCCCTCTTCTTAATTGTCTTTCAAGGCATTCTGGGAGGACTAACAGTCACCGAGTTATTGCGGTTTGATATCGTCACCGCCCACATGGGAACCGCGCTGTTATTTTTCACTAGTCTACTAATCATTGGCATAGCCCTCACTCCCTATCAGGGTACAGGCAACGTTGGTAAGCTGCCTTGGGTGGGCTTAGTAGCCGCCATTTTAGTTTACGTACAAAGTCTCTTAGGCGCTTTAGTCGGCTCTCGTTGGGCTTTACACCAATGCTTTGGTGGTTCCCAACTTTGCAATGTGATGTACAGCCATATTTTTGGTTTAGTACCGCCAACAGTAGCAACCCTAGCAGTGGTTTTGATTTCCTGGCGGACACCAGCGTTACATCCTGCTTTGCGACGATTAGCTAATATGGCAGGAGGATTGTTAATTTTACAAATCCTCTTGGGATTTGCCACCTTCCGCCTACATCTCCAAGTCGAACCTCTAACAGTCTCTCACCAAGCGATAGGAGCTACTCTGCTCGGTACTTTAGTAGCTTTTACCGTCCTAGCACTACGCGACTGGGCTACGGTTGGTTTAACAGCAACTGCCACAAATACCCAAATGAGATGA
- a CDS encoding cytochrome c oxidase subunit II — translation MKIPSSIWTLLIGIGLTLASLWYGQNHGLMPVAASDEADLVDGLFNTMMTVSAGIFLIVEGVLVYCVVKYRRRAGDHEDGPPVEGNVPLEILWTAIPAIIVIGISVYSFEVYNDIGGFDPHAGHQAPITQSSMTMPGSAIAATLNDTPNLNQEKSDEAMQDPATAAVRNADQIPQKQDAPGLGIVAPGIGSSPEKAGKPPELVVNVTGLQYAWIFTYPESGITTGELHVPIGREVQINMTANDVIHAFWVPEFRLKQDAIPGRQTEMRFTPKTAGDYTLICAELCGPYHGAMRTQVVVEPEEAFKKWTQEQLAANSDTLNQAVAVNPTDLTPEEFLAPYTKEMGIQPEMLHHIHK, via the coding sequence GTGAAAATTCCAAGTTCAATCTGGACATTACTAATAGGCATCGGGCTAACCCTGGCAAGCCTTTGGTACGGTCAAAATCATGGACTAATGCCAGTTGCCGCCTCCGATGAAGCGGATTTAGTGGATGGTCTTTTTAATACAATGATGACCGTTTCCGCAGGTATATTTTTAATTGTTGAAGGTGTATTAGTTTACTGTGTTGTAAAATATCGTCGGCGCGCTGGTGATCATGAAGACGGCCCGCCAGTTGAAGGTAATGTACCATTAGAAATACTTTGGACAGCGATCCCCGCAATTATAGTTATCGGTATTTCTGTCTATAGCTTTGAAGTTTATAATGACATCGGTGGTTTTGATCCCCACGCGGGTCATCAAGCGCCAATAACTCAGAGTTCTATGACAATGCCTGGGTCGGCGATCGCCGCCACGCTCAATGATACTCCTAACCTCAACCAAGAGAAATCTGATGAGGCGATGCAAGACCCAGCCACAGCAGCAGTCCGCAACGCCGACCAAATCCCCCAAAAACAGGATGCTCCTGGTTTAGGTATTGTGGCTCCAGGCATTGGCTCCAGTCCAGAGAAAGCTGGAAAACCACCAGAATTAGTAGTCAACGTCACCGGGTTACAATACGCTTGGATTTTCACCTATCCTGAATCAGGTATTACCACTGGTGAGTTACACGTTCCCATTGGGCGCGAAGTGCAAATCAATATGACAGCTAACGATGTCATTCATGCCTTTTGGGTTCCCGAATTTCGCTTGAAACAAGATGCGATCCCCGGTAGACAAACCGAGATGCGTTTCACACCGAAAACAGCAGGTGACTATACTCTTATCTGTGCGGAACTGTGCGGCCCCTACCACGGCGCAATGCGGACACAGGTAGTAGTTGAACCGGAAGAAGCATTTAAAAAATGGACACAAGAACAGCTAGCGGCTAACAGTGACACGCTCAATCAAGCTGTTGCGGTCAACCCTACAGACTTAACCCCAGAAGAATTTCTCGCTCCTTATACTAAGGAAATGGGAATTCAACCAGAGATGTTACATCACATTCACAAGTAG
- a CDS encoding DUF2358 domain-containing protein, giving the protein MESQIQIEQVIKTLQQDLPTLFEQDISYDIYTPDIYFQDPVNKFKGKFNYRIIFWTLRFHAWLFFTEIYFDLHEVGQLDKDTILAKWTVRGRLRVPWRSQIFFNGYSTYKLRQNNLIYEHIDTWDRKPGEILRQFWIKG; this is encoded by the coding sequence ATGGAATCTCAAATACAAATAGAACAGGTCATTAAAACTCTGCAACAGGATTTACCGACACTGTTTGAGCAAGATATATCTTACGATATTTATACGCCAGATATTTACTTTCAAGACCCAGTAAACAAATTTAAAGGCAAATTTAACTACAGGATTATTTTTTGGACTTTACGGTTTCATGCCTGGTTATTTTTTACCGAAATATATTTTGATTTACACGAAGTAGGACAGTTGGATAAAGATACAATTTTAGCCAAGTGGACGGTGCGGGGGAGGTTGCGGGTTCCCTGGCGATCGCAGATTTTTTTTAATGGTTACTCAACTTACAAATTGAGGCAAAATAATTTAATTTATGAACATATAGATACTTGGGATCGCAAGCCAGGAGAGATTTTGCGGCAGTTTTGGATAAAGGGGTAA
- a CDS encoding succinate dehydrogenase/fumarate reductase iron-sulfur subunit, translating into MEVLFKIIRQQQNSAPIVQNYLMETDPGNTILDCLNRIKWEQDGTLAFRKNCRNTICGSCAMRINGRSALACKENVGSELARLEKISSSANQATNIPEITIAPLGNMPVIKDLVVDMNSFWNNLEAVAPYVSTAARQVPEREFLQTPDERSRLDQTGNCIMCGACYSECNAREVNPDFVGPHALAKAYRMVADSRDTSTAERLESYNEGTKGVWGCTRCLYCDSVCPMEVAPLEQITKIKQEILSQKQASDSRSIRHRKVLVELVKEGGWIDERQFGLQVVGNYLKDLRGLLSLAPLGLRMIAKGKFPLSFEASEGTAQVRSLIESIQKE; encoded by the coding sequence ATGGAAGTTCTATTTAAAATCATTCGTCAACAACAAAATTCTGCTCCTATTGTGCAGAATTACCTTATGGAGACAGACCCTGGTAATACTATCTTAGATTGTCTTAATCGTATTAAGTGGGAGCAAGACGGAACACTAGCATTTCGTAAAAATTGCCGCAATACTATTTGTGGTAGCTGTGCCATGCGAATTAATGGCCGTTCGGCTCTAGCTTGTAAAGAAAATGTAGGTAGTGAACTAGCTAGATTAGAAAAAATATCATCTTCAGCTAATCAAGCAACTAACATTCCAGAAATTACGATCGCTCCTTTAGGCAATATGCCAGTAATTAAGGATTTGGTCGTAGATATGAATAGTTTCTGGAATAATCTAGAAGCTGTTGCTCCCTATGTAAGTACAGCAGCCAGACAAGTACCAGAACGGGAATTTTTACAAACACCAGATGAGCGATCGCGCCTCGATCAAACTGGTAATTGTATTATGTGCGGTGCGTGCTACTCAGAATGCAATGCCCGTGAAGTCAACCCCGACTTCGTCGGCCCCCACGCCTTAGCTAAAGCCTACCGCATGGTTGCAGACTCCCGCGATACTAGCACAGCCGAACGCTTAGAAAGTTACAACGAAGGCACTAAAGGTGTTTGGGGTTGTACCCGTTGTCTTTACTGCGATTCAGTTTGCCCAATGGAAGTAGCCCCATTAGAGCAAATTACCAAAATCAAGCAAGAAATACTCAGCCAAAAACAAGCCAGCGATAGCCGCTCAATTCGCCACCGCAAGGTATTAGTAGAGCTAGTCAAAGAAGGCGGATGGATTGACGAACGGCAATTTGGCTTACAAGTAGTCGGTAACTATTTAAAAGACCTCAGAGGATTACTCAGCCTCGCTCCCCTGGGTTTACGAATGATTGCCAAAGGTAAATTTCCTCTATCCTTTGAAGCATCTGAAGGGACAGCCCAAGTGCGATCGCTCATCGAATCGATACAAAAGGAGTAA
- a CDS encoding CPBP family intramembrane glutamic endopeptidase, with protein MKDAPAITVVMAFFIAWLVCWLPIAAVSLKLLNWQPIKPLQPEQKLPLMISLYLLAPLVLWGVIWLTNSSFANYGIVGNFALLSSLALGFGLGVLSIVILFTCQLWLGWCYFKESNIKQIASISLPILLIALLVGGIEELVFRGFLLTELERDYSVWVAGILSSLIFAVLHLVWEQRETLPQLPGLWLLGMMLVLARISDRGNLGIAWGLHSALVWAIATIDTAQLVTYTGKVSEWWTGKNKKPLAGVTGIICVLGTTLILWLVCDSISLILF; from the coding sequence ATGAAAGATGCCCCGGCAATAACTGTTGTGATGGCGTTTTTTATCGCTTGGCTGGTGTGCTGGTTACCAATTGCAGCAGTGTCATTGAAATTACTTAATTGGCAACCGATAAAACCGTTGCAACCAGAGCAGAAATTACCATTAATGATATCGCTCTACTTATTAGCGCCTCTGGTGCTTTGGGGCGTGATTTGGTTAACTAATAGCTCTTTTGCAAATTATGGGATTGTCGGTAATTTTGCCCTATTGAGTTCCTTAGCACTAGGCTTTGGCTTAGGAGTTTTAAGTATAGTTATTTTGTTTACCTGTCAATTGTGGTTGGGTTGGTGCTATTTTAAAGAATCAAATATCAAGCAAATAGCATCTATTTCACTACCTATTTTATTGATAGCGTTATTGGTGGGAGGTATAGAAGAATTAGTTTTTCGTGGTTTCCTCTTAACAGAATTAGAAAGAGACTATTCTGTATGGGTAGCAGGAATACTTTCTAGCCTAATTTTTGCTGTTTTACACCTAGTTTGGGAGCAACGGGAAACTTTACCCCAGCTACCGGGGCTGTGGTTACTGGGAATGATGTTGGTGTTGGCAAGGATAAGCGATCGCGGTAACTTGGGTATAGCTTGGGGACTACATTCGGCTTTGGTATGGGCGATCGCTACTATAGATACAGCCCAATTAGTTACTTACACAGGTAAAGTCTCCGAATGGTGGACTGGGAAAAATAAAAAACCCCTAGCTGGGGTAACAGGAATTATATGCGTTTTGGGAACAACGTTAATTTTGTGGTTAGTGTGTGACAGTATATCTTTAATCTTGTTTTGA
- the ctaD gene encoding cytochrome c oxidase subunit I yields the protein MTQAQLQETANIPARIEEPGERHWRDYFGFNTDHKVIGLQYLVTSFIFYCIGGVMADLVRTELRTPEVDFVSPEVYNSLFTLHATIMIFLWIVPAGAGFANYLIPLMIGARDMAFPRLNAVAFWMIPPAGLLLIASLVVGDAPDAGWTSYPPLSLVTGQVGEGIWIISVLLLGTSSILGAINFLVTLLKMRIPSMGFHQMPLFCWAMFATSALVLLSTPVLAAGLILLAFDLIAGTTFFNPTGGGDPVVYQHMFWFYSHPAVYIMILPFFGAISEIIPIHSRKPIFGYKAIAYSSLAISFLGLIVWAHHMFTSGIPGWLRMFFMITTMIIAVPTGIKIFSWLATMWGGKIQFNSAMLFAAGFVGTFVIGGVSGVMLAAVPFDIHVHDTYFVVAHLHYVLFGGSVLGIFAAIYHWFPKMTGRMINEFWGKVHFALTIVGLNMTFLPMHKLGLMGMNRRIAQYDPKFTLLNEICTYGSYILAVSTFPFIFNAIWSWLYGEKAGNNPWRALTLEWMTTSPPAIENFDKLPVLATGPYDYGLEKASEGVPLSDPNPVLSAGPNSVLRAEPDEPYPTIES from the coding sequence ATGACACAAGCTCAGTTGCAAGAAACTGCCAATATCCCGGCTCGTATTGAAGAACCAGGGGAAAGACATTGGCGAGATTACTTTGGTTTTAATACCGACCATAAGGTGATTGGGTTACAATACCTAGTCACTTCCTTCATTTTTTACTGCATTGGCGGCGTAATGGCTGACTTGGTGCGGACAGAACTACGCACCCCTGAAGTAGATTTTGTCAGCCCAGAAGTCTACAACAGTCTATTTACACTGCACGCCACAATCATGATTTTCTTGTGGATTGTGCCGGCAGGTGCAGGGTTTGCTAACTATCTGATTCCCCTGATGATTGGGGCCAGAGATATGGCATTCCCCAGATTGAATGCTGTGGCATTTTGGATGATTCCTCCGGCAGGATTGTTGCTGATTGCCAGTTTGGTTGTGGGTGATGCACCCGATGCCGGTTGGACTTCCTACCCTCCCTTGAGCTTGGTAACAGGACAAGTAGGCGAAGGTATTTGGATTATTAGTGTCCTGCTGTTGGGTACATCTTCAATTTTGGGGGCGATTAATTTTCTCGTCACCCTTCTGAAGATGCGTATCCCTAGTATGGGCTTCCATCAAATGCCTTTGTTCTGTTGGGCGATGTTCGCCACTTCAGCATTAGTTTTACTGTCAACGCCAGTACTCGCAGCCGGTTTGATTCTGCTGGCTTTTGATCTCATCGCCGGCACCACATTTTTCAACCCTACAGGTGGTGGTGATCCGGTGGTATACCAGCATATGTTCTGGTTTTACTCCCACCCGGCGGTATACATCATGATTTTGCCCTTTTTTGGCGCAATTTCTGAGATTATCCCCATACATTCGCGTAAACCAATTTTCGGTTATAAAGCGATCGCCTATTCATCCTTAGCCATCAGTTTCTTAGGGCTAATTGTCTGGGCGCACCATATGTTTACCAGTGGTATTCCCGGCTGGTTGCGGATGTTCTTCATGATCACTACGATGATCATTGCCGTACCTACAGGGATCAAAATTTTCAGCTGGTTGGCTACAATGTGGGGCGGCAAAATCCAGTTCAACAGTGCCATGCTATTTGCCGCCGGCTTTGTCGGAACCTTCGTGATTGGTGGTGTCAGTGGTGTCATGTTGGCAGCCGTGCCTTTTGATATTCACGTCCACGATACTTATTTTGTGGTGGCTCACCTCCACTACGTTTTGTTTGGTGGTAGTGTGTTGGGTATTTTCGCCGCCATTTATCATTGGTTCCCGAAAATGACGGGACGTATGATCAACGAATTTTGGGGTAAGGTTCACTTTGCCTTAACTATTGTGGGTTTAAATATGACCTTCCTACCCATGCACAAGCTGGGTTTGATGGGTATGAACCGCCGTATTGCCCAATATGACCCCAAATTTACCTTATTAAACGAAATCTGCACTTATGGTTCTTACATCCTTGCAGTTTCCACGTTCCCCTTCATTTTCAATGCAATTTGGAGTTGGTTATACGGCGAGAAAGCGGGTAACAATCCTTGGCGCGCTCTTACCTTGGAGTGGATGACTACCTCGCCACCAGCCATTGAGAATTTTGACAAACTCCCAGTACTAGCTACAGGGCCTTACGACTACGGTTTGGAAAAGGCTAGCGAAGGTGTACCCTTATCCGACCCTAATCCAGTTCTATCGGCTGGCCCCAACTCTGTTCTCAGAGCTGAGCCTGATGAGCCATATCCAACAATTGAGTCGTAG
- a CDS encoding cytochrome c oxidase subunit 3: MQSQTIDPAKTELNHHHTAEAVGHHEEHPDHRLFGLFVFLVAEGMIFLGLFGAYLAFRSTLPVWPPAGTPELELLLPGVNTVNLIASSFVMHNADTAIKKNDTKGMRTWLAITAAMGAIFLVGQVYEYTHLEFGLTTNLFASAFYVLTGFHGLHVTIGVLAIVAVLWRSRTQGHYSSEKHFGIEAAEIYWHFVDVIWIILFGLLYLL, encoded by the coding sequence ATGCAAAGTCAAACTATTGACCCAGCGAAAACGGAACTAAATCATCACCACACAGCCGAGGCGGTTGGTCATCACGAAGAACATCCTGATCATCGGCTATTTGGGTTATTTGTCTTCCTGGTTGCTGAAGGAATGATATTTTTAGGTTTGTTCGGAGCCTATTTGGCTTTCCGTTCAACTTTGCCTGTATGGCCGCCAGCAGGTACACCAGAGTTAGAACTTTTACTTCCTGGTGTCAATACTGTCAATCTAATTGCTAGCAGCTTTGTTATGCACAATGCTGACACTGCTATTAAGAAGAATGATACTAAGGGTATGCGTACTTGGTTGGCAATAACTGCAGCAATGGGTGCGATTTTCTTGGTCGGGCAAGTTTACGAATACACCCATTTAGAATTTGGGTTAACCACTAATTTGTTTGCTAGTGCGTTTTACGTGTTGACTGGTTTTCACGGACTGCACGTAACTATCGGCGTTTTGGCAATTGTAGCTGTGTTGTGGCGATCGCGCACTCAAGGTCACTACAGTAGTGAAAAACACTTTGGTATTGAAGCTGCGGAAATATACTGGCACTTTGTAGATGTAATCTGGATTATTCTGTTCGGATTACTGTACTTACTGTAA
- a CDS encoding heme o synthase — translation MIETNVSRRHHESFLQVIQSYYQLTKPRIIPLLLITTAGSMWIAAQGQVDPVLLLVTMAGGTLAAASAQTINCIYDRDIDYDMERTRHRPMPSGKVQVRDALIFAIALAVLSFTLLTVFANLLAASLALSGIIFYVLIYTHWLKRHSTQNIVIGGAAGAIPALVGWAAVTGTLSWSAWLIFAIVFLWTPPHFWALALMIRDDYAKVGIPMLPVVEGNAATVKQIWYYTLITVVATLLLVYPLHSSGIVYAAIAISLGAVFIRKSWRLLHNPEDRPTARELFLYSISYMMLLCLGMVIDSLPLTHHLINAVINQLHLIS, via the coding sequence ATGATTGAGACTAATGTCTCTCGTCGCCACCACGAAAGTTTTCTCCAGGTAATTCAAAGCTATTACCAACTAACTAAACCCCGTATTATTCCTTTGTTGTTGATTACTACAGCCGGGAGTATGTGGATTGCGGCACAGGGACAGGTAGACCCTGTGTTATTGTTAGTCACTATGGCTGGTGGTACTTTGGCAGCTGCTAGCGCCCAGACAATTAACTGCATTTATGACCGGGATATTGACTATGACATGGAACGGACGCGTCATCGTCCTATGCCATCGGGTAAAGTACAGGTGCGTGATGCGCTAATTTTTGCGATCGCTCTAGCCGTACTTTCTTTTACCCTACTAACAGTATTCGCCAACCTCCTCGCCGCTTCATTAGCATTATCTGGTATTATTTTTTACGTTTTAATCTATACTCACTGGTTAAAACGTCATAGCACCCAAAATATTGTTATCGGTGGCGCGGCTGGGGCAATTCCCGCCTTGGTTGGTTGGGCAGCTGTCACAGGCACATTAAGCTGGAGTGCATGGTTAATCTTCGCTATCGTCTTTTTGTGGACACCCCCCCACTTCTGGGCGCTGGCTTTGATGATTCGTGACGACTATGCCAAAGTCGGTATCCCCATGCTCCCCGTAGTTGAAGGCAATGCCGCAACAGTTAAGCAAATTTGGTATTACACACTAATTACAGTCGTCGCTACCCTATTGCTGGTTTATCCTCTCCACTCTAGTGGTATTGTTTATGCAGCGATCGCTATATCTCTAGGAGCAGTATTTATCCGCAAATCCTGGCGTTTGCTGCATAATCCAGAGGATCGCCCTACAGCTAGAGAATTGTTCCTCTACTCTATTTCCTATATGATGCTGTTGTGTCTGGGAATGGTAATTGATAGTCTTCCCCTCACTCATCATCTAATCAACGCTGTTATCAATCAGTTGCATCTCATTAGCTAA